In the Syngnathus scovelli strain Florida chromosome 16, RoL_Ssco_1.2, whole genome shotgun sequence genome, one interval contains:
- the LOC125984225 gene encoding guanine nucleotide-binding protein G(o) subunit alpha-like isoform X2, whose product MFCCLNILPAPLQMCMEMCLGQDVTEEGKKAKVRSSKIEQDLSEQAQNEMKVVKILMLGTAESGKSTLIKQIKIIHSHGFSKQDLISFKPAVIDNLLTSMKFVLRGMGMLRINLADKKNKSHARSILSCRQCLGNDQELLPFVAHAFCALWADQGVRAAAARGYEFELNDSALYFFQNMSRIIAPNYTPTERDVLRVRVRTCGIIETHFQVDDIIFRLYDVGGQRSDRRKWLRCFDDMQALLFVVSLSSYDMSLPEDPTVNRLQESCELFASICANSIFKLTSVEKILLSGRHLRFYISTFQGADADVDAAARHITTMFLTSNADNRLIFHHFITAIDTANIQAVFQVAIEQIMKHNLTTTQLL is encoded by the exons ATGTTTTGCTGTCTGAATATACTGCCAGCTCCGCTGCAG ATGTGCATGGAAATGTGCCTTGGGCAAGATGTGACCGAGGAAGGCAAAAAGGCCAAAGTGAGAAGCTCCAAAATAGAACAAGACCTCTCCGAGCAGGCCCAGAATGAGATGAAAGTGGTCAAAATACTTATGCTGG GAACTGCTGAGAGTGGAAAGAGCACTCTCATCAAACAGATCAAGATCATTCACAGTCATGGCTTCTCCAAACAAGACCTTATCAGCTTTAAG CCTGCAGTCATAGACAACCTTCTCACTTCTATGAAGTTTGTCCTCCGAGGAATGGGGATGCTAAGGATAAACCTGGCGGACAAGAAGAACAAG AGTCACGCTCGCTCCATCCTGTCATGTCGCCAATGTTTGGGCAACGACCAGGAGTTGCTTCCCTTTGTGGCTCATGCTTTCTGCGCGCTGTGGGCCGACCAAGGGGTGCGAGCGGCTGCCGCCAGAGGTTACGAGTTTGAACTCAATGACTCTGCCCTCTA TTTCTTCCAAAACATGAGTCGAATCATCGCCCCCAATTACACCCCTACCGAGCGAGACGTTCTCCGAGTGAGAGTGAGGACCTGCGGCATCATCGAGACGCACTTCCAAGTTGATGACATTATATTCCG GTTGTACGACGTGGGCGGCCAGCGTAGTGATCGAAGGAAATGGCTGCGTTGTTTTGACGATATGCAGGCCTTGCTGTTCGTCGTATCCCTGAGCAGTTATGACATGTCTCTTCCTGAAGACCCAACCGTG AATCGGCTGCAAGAAAGTTGTGAACTTTTTGCATCGATCTGCGCCAACTCCATCTTCAAGCTCACCTCAGTG GAGAAGATACTCCTCTCTGGAAGACACCTGAGATTCTACATTTCTACTTTTCAAG GAGCAGATGCAGACGTGGACGCTGCAGCTCGCCACATCACCACCATGTTCTTGACAAGCAATGCGGACAATCGGCTCATATTCCACCACTTTATCACGGCTATCGACACCGCCAACATCCAAGCGGTTTTCCAGGTTGCCATAGAACAGATAATGAAGCACAACCTCACAACAACTCAGCTCCTCTAA
- the LOC125984225 gene encoding guanine nucleotide-binding protein G(o) subunit alpha-like isoform X3: protein MCMEMCLGQDVTEEGKKAKVRSSKIEQDLSEQAQNEMKVVKILMLGTAESGKSTLIKQIKIIHSHGFSKQDLISFKPAVIDNLLTSMKFVLRGMGMLRINLADKKNKSHARSILSCRQCLGNDQELLPFVAHAFCALWADQGVRAAAARGYEFELNDSALYFFQNMSRIIAPNYTPTERDVLRVRVRTCGIIETHFQVDDIIFRLYDVGGQRSDRRKWLRCFDDMQALLFVVSLSSYDMSLPEDPTVNRLQESCELFASICANSIFKLTSVILFMNKTDLFQEKILLSGRHLRFYISTFQGADADVDAAARHITTMFLTSNADNRLIFHHFITAIDTANIQAVFQVAIEQIMKHNLTTTQLL from the exons ATGTGCATGGAAATGTGCCTTGGGCAAGATGTGACCGAGGAAGGCAAAAAGGCCAAAGTGAGAAGCTCCAAAATAGAACAAGACCTCTCCGAGCAGGCCCAGAATGAGATGAAAGTGGTCAAAATACTTATGCTGG GAACTGCTGAGAGTGGAAAGAGCACTCTCATCAAACAGATCAAGATCATTCACAGTCATGGCTTCTCCAAACAAGACCTTATCAGCTTTAAG CCTGCAGTCATAGACAACCTTCTCACTTCTATGAAGTTTGTCCTCCGAGGAATGGGGATGCTAAGGATAAACCTGGCGGACAAGAAGAACAAG AGTCACGCTCGCTCCATCCTGTCATGTCGCCAATGTTTGGGCAACGACCAGGAGTTGCTTCCCTTTGTGGCTCATGCTTTCTGCGCGCTGTGGGCCGACCAAGGGGTGCGAGCGGCTGCCGCCAGAGGTTACGAGTTTGAACTCAATGACTCTGCCCTCTA TTTCTTCCAAAACATGAGTCGAATCATCGCCCCCAATTACACCCCTACCGAGCGAGACGTTCTCCGAGTGAGAGTGAGGACCTGCGGCATCATCGAGACGCACTTCCAAGTTGATGACATTATATTCCG GTTGTACGACGTGGGCGGCCAGCGTAGTGATCGAAGGAAATGGCTGCGTTGTTTTGACGATATGCAGGCCTTGCTGTTCGTCGTATCCCTGAGCAGTTATGACATGTCTCTTCCTGAAGACCCAACCGTG AATCGGCTGCAAGAAAGTTGTGAACTTTTTGCATCGATCTGCGCCAACTCCATCTTCAAGCTCACCTCAGTG ATTCTGTTCATGAACAAAACTGACCTTTTCCAGGAGAAGATACTCCTCTCTGGAAGACACCTGAGATTCTACATTTCTACTTTTCAAG GAGCAGATGCAGACGTGGACGCTGCAGCTCGCCACATCACCACCATGTTCTTGACAAGCAATGCGGACAATCGGCTCATATTCCACCACTTTATCACGGCTATCGACACCGCCAACATCCAAGCGGTTTTCCAGGTTGCCATAGAACAGATAATGAAGCACAACCTCACAACAACTCAGCTCCTCTAA
- the LOC125984225 gene encoding guanine nucleotide-binding protein G(o) subunit alpha-like isoform X1: MFCCLNILPAPLQMCMEMCLGQDVTEEGKKAKVRSSKIEQDLSEQAQNEMKVVKILMLGTAESGKSTLIKQIKIIHSHGFSKQDLISFKPAVIDNLLTSMKFVLRGMGMLRINLADKKNKSHARSILSCRQCLGNDQELLPFVAHAFCALWADQGVRAAAARGYEFELNDSALYFFQNMSRIIAPNYTPTERDVLRVRVRTCGIIETHFQVDDIIFRLYDVGGQRSDRRKWLRCFDDMQALLFVVSLSSYDMSLPEDPTVNRLQESCELFASICANSIFKLTSVILFMNKTDLFQEKILLSGRHLRFYISTFQGADADVDAAARHITTMFLTSNADNRLIFHHFITAIDTANIQAVFQVAIEQIMKHNLTTTQLL, from the exons ATGTTTTGCTGTCTGAATATACTGCCAGCTCCGCTGCAG ATGTGCATGGAAATGTGCCTTGGGCAAGATGTGACCGAGGAAGGCAAAAAGGCCAAAGTGAGAAGCTCCAAAATAGAACAAGACCTCTCCGAGCAGGCCCAGAATGAGATGAAAGTGGTCAAAATACTTATGCTGG GAACTGCTGAGAGTGGAAAGAGCACTCTCATCAAACAGATCAAGATCATTCACAGTCATGGCTTCTCCAAACAAGACCTTATCAGCTTTAAG CCTGCAGTCATAGACAACCTTCTCACTTCTATGAAGTTTGTCCTCCGAGGAATGGGGATGCTAAGGATAAACCTGGCGGACAAGAAGAACAAG AGTCACGCTCGCTCCATCCTGTCATGTCGCCAATGTTTGGGCAACGACCAGGAGTTGCTTCCCTTTGTGGCTCATGCTTTCTGCGCGCTGTGGGCCGACCAAGGGGTGCGAGCGGCTGCCGCCAGAGGTTACGAGTTTGAACTCAATGACTCTGCCCTCTA TTTCTTCCAAAACATGAGTCGAATCATCGCCCCCAATTACACCCCTACCGAGCGAGACGTTCTCCGAGTGAGAGTGAGGACCTGCGGCATCATCGAGACGCACTTCCAAGTTGATGACATTATATTCCG GTTGTACGACGTGGGCGGCCAGCGTAGTGATCGAAGGAAATGGCTGCGTTGTTTTGACGATATGCAGGCCTTGCTGTTCGTCGTATCCCTGAGCAGTTATGACATGTCTCTTCCTGAAGACCCAACCGTG AATCGGCTGCAAGAAAGTTGTGAACTTTTTGCATCGATCTGCGCCAACTCCATCTTCAAGCTCACCTCAGTG ATTCTGTTCATGAACAAAACTGACCTTTTCCAGGAGAAGATACTCCTCTCTGGAAGACACCTGAGATTCTACATTTCTACTTTTCAAG GAGCAGATGCAGACGTGGACGCTGCAGCTCGCCACATCACCACCATGTTCTTGACAAGCAATGCGGACAATCGGCTCATATTCCACCACTTTATCACGGCTATCGACACCGCCAACATCCAAGCGGTTTTCCAGGTTGCCATAGAACAGATAATGAAGCACAACCTCACAACAACTCAGCTCCTCTAA